From Brassica oleracea var. oleracea cultivar TO1000 chromosome C3, BOL, whole genome shotgun sequence, a single genomic window includes:
- the LOC106331335 gene encoding ABC transporter A family member 4-like: MADLVPASFLTQANALSRKNLAYQRRNLWSNVRLIVIPLYLCVLLVSIQALFDTQVNNSPDNRCGCQCIDDKNRDGICDKKGCGLEYSSQKQALFCAFPKPPLLPPLVQIPRSKTPSDSCRRLNGSCPVAILVTGNNLSLGAALSRNMLTTSFTVNSSVLWLRNPAINVLGTTSEPDFTNYFDPGIHSNLPIFNIQPQCTPRTTFSFSFGQSPQKFRNEVRCVQGLSLWRNSSIDVSHEILKGYQKGNHEEVINEVAAAYDLLDTDRKKFNVTIWYNSTSKTKLLERRVKLVRVPRSVNLISNAYLQYLKGRGTEILFEFVKEMPKVETWLRVDVASSIGPIFFTWVILLLFPVVLNTLVYEKQQRLRIIMKMHGLGDGPYWMISYAYFLSISTLYVICLMIFGSVIGLKFFQVNNYSIQFLFYFIYINLQISIAFLVSSAFSKVKTSSVVAYIYVFGSGLLGAFLFQFLMEDPSFPRRWVFFMEVYPGFSLYRGLYEFSEYALNRKDGMKWDDFSNSGMDEVFYIIIIEWFVSLIAAYYIDKISSSGKDPLFFLKNPFKFLPRPSLQKQGSVVSVEMEKLDVAQEREKVDQLMMLEPTTRYAIVCDNLKKMYPGRDGNQPKIAVHGLSLAVPSGECFGMLGPNGAGKTSFINMMTGLVKPSSGTAFVRGLDICKDMGRAYTSMGVCPQHDLLWETLTGREHLLFYGRLKNLKGSDLNQAVEESLKSVNLSRGGVGDKPAGKYSGGMKRRLSVAISLIGGPKVVYMDEPSTGLDPASRMNLWTVIKRAKTNTAIILTTHSMEEAEFLCDRLGIFVDGRLQCIGNPKELKGRYGGSYVFTMTTSSEHEKDVEMLVKDVSPNAKKIYHIGGTQKFEIPRGEVRISEVFQAVEKAKSSFKVFAWGLADTTLEDVFIKVARSAQAFNVLS, translated from the exons ATGGCAGATCTTGTTCCCGCCAGTTTCTTGACACAAGCCAACGCCCTGTCTAGGAAAAACTTAGCCTATCAG AGACGAAACCTGTGGAGCAACGTGCGTCTTATCGTGATCCCCTTGTACCTCTGCGTGCTTCTAGTGAGTATTCAAGCTCTGTTCGATACACAGGTTAACAACTCTCCTGATAATCGATGCGGTTGTCAATGCATTGACGACAAAAACAGAGACGGTATATGCGATAAAAAGGGTTGCGGATTAGAATATTCGTCTCAGAAACAAGCATTGTTTTGCGCCTTCCCAAAGCCTCCACTACTGCCGCCTTTGGTACAGATTCCACGTTCCAAAACTCCCTCAGACTCGTGCAGAAGACTTAACGGATCTTGTCCTGTAGCTATACTTGTTACTGGGAATAACCTTTCCCTTGGAGCAGCTTTATCTAGGAATATGCTAACTACTTCTTTCACTGTGAACTCCTCTGTACTCTGGTTGCGTAATCCAGCTATTAATGTCTTG GGTACAACATCAGAGCCAGACTTCACCAATTATTTTGATCCAGGGATCCACTCTAATCTTCCCATATTCAACATCCAACCTCAATGCACTCCAAGAACTACATTTTCATTCTCTTTCGGACAATCTCCTCAAAAGTTTCGGAACG AGGTGAGATGCGTTCAAGGGTTGAGTCTCTGGCGGAATAGCTCCATAGACGTCAGTCATGAGATCTTAAAGGGATATCAGAAAGGAAATCATGAGGAGGTTATCAATGAGGTTGCTGCAG CATATGATCTATTGGACACGGATAGAAAAAAGTTCAATGTGACCATCTGGTATAACTCCACATCCAAGACTAAGTTACTAGAAAGGCGTGTAAAGCTTGTCCGAGTTCCTCGCTCAGTCAACTTA ATTTCAAATGCTTATCTTCAGTATTTGAAAGGGCGAGGGACAGAGATATTATTCGAGTTTGTCAAAGAAATGCCTAAAGTAGAAACTTGGCTTCGTGTGGACGTTGCTTCTTCCATTGGTCCCATTTTCTTCACATGGGTTATTCTTCTTCTGTTCCCT GTGGTATTGAACACATTGGTCTATGAGAAGCAGCAGCGTCTAAGAATCATAATGAAGATGCATGGGCTAGGAGATGGTCCCTATTGGATGATTTCCTACGCCTATTTTCTCTCCATATCGACATTATACGTTATATGTTTGATGATATTTGGGTCAGTGATAG GACTGAAGTTCTTCCAGGTTAATAACTACAGCATCCAGTTCCTTTTCTATTTCATCTACATTAATCTTCAAATATCCATTGCCTTTCTAGTATCCTCAGCATTTTCAAAAGTTAAGACATCATCAG TTGTTGCTTACATATACGTCTTTGGATCTGGGCTATTGGGCGCGTTTCTCTTCCAGTTTCTTATGGAAGATCCATCATTTCCCA GACGCTGGGTTTTTTTCATGGAGGTGTATCCGGGCTTCTCTTTATACCGTGGGTTGTATGAGTTCTCCGAGTATGCCCTTAACAGGAAGGATGGGATGAAGTGGGATGATTTCAGTAATAGTGGAATGGATGAAGTTTTCTACATCATTATCATTGAGTGGTTCGTGTCACTCATTGCAGCATACTATATTGATAAGATATCTTCATCCGGAAAAGACCCCTTGTTCTTCTTGAAAAACCCTTTCAAGTTTTTGCCAAGGCCTAGCCTTCAGAAACAAGGCTCCGTAGTTTCTGTAGAAATGGAGAAACTAGATGTAGCTCAGGAG AGAGAAAAAGTTGATCAGTTGATGATGCTTGAGCCGACCACAAGATATGCTATTGTATGTGACAACTTGAAGAAGATGTATCCAGGGAGGGATGGGAACCAGCCTAAAATAGCAGTTCATGGGCTATCTCTCGCGGTACCTTCAGGAGAATGTTTTGGCATGTTAGGACCCAATGGTGCTGGCAAGACCTCCTTCATCAATATG ATGACAGGGCTTGTGAAACCATCATCCGGGACAGCTTTTGTTCGAGGTTTGGACATATGCAAGGATATGGGCAGAGCATACACCAGCATGGGTGTATGCCCACAACACGA CTTGCTCTGGGAGACTCTGACAGGAAGGGAACATCTGCTCTTTTATGGAAGACTTAAGAACCTCAAAGGCTCTGATCTCAACCAA GCTGTAGAAGAGTCTCTTAAAAGTGTGAACCTATCACGCGGTGGAGTTGGTGATAAACCTGCTGGAAAATACAGCGGAGGTATGAAAAGAAGACTAAGTGTAGCCATTTCACTTATTGGGGGTCCTAAG GTGGTTTATATGGATGAGCCAAGCACAGGGCTTGATCCAGCTTCAAGAATGAACCTATGGACTGTCATCAAACGCGCAAAAACAAACACTGCGATAATCCTCACGACTCATTCTATGGAAGAAGCAGAGTTTCTTTGTGATCGTTTGGGGATTTTTGTAGATGGAAGGTTACAATGTATTGGAAACCCAAAAGAGCTAAAGGGAAGATACGGTGGATCTTATGTGTTTACCATGACAACATCATCAGAACATGAGAAAGATGTGGAGATGTTAGTTAAAGATGTTTCTCCGAACGCCAAGAAGATATATCATATCGGTGGGACACAGAAATTCGAGATCCCAAGGGGAGAAGTTCGGATCTCAGAAGTGTTTCAGGCGGTAGAGAAGGCAAAGAGCAGTTTCAAAGTGTTTGCTTGGGGACTTGCGGACACAACTCTTGAAGATGTCTTCATTAAGGTTGCTAGAAGTGCTCAGGCCTTTAATGTCTTGTCTTGA